From Actinopolyspora lacussalsi, a single genomic window includes:
- a CDS encoding 1-acyl-sn-glycerol-3-phosphate acyltransferase (product_source=COG0204; cog=COG0204; pfam=PF01553; smart=SM00563; superfamily=69593) translates to MADARVIPLHPEDDGGGRAESDSPGRSVGGGRSAMSGTPGSARERPAAGEAAAGEDGARDDDDGDHGDGGGEEAGAGTDGVPDWHETLADLTAFARRRLLGQYRVDEFGFDRELTERFFLPLLRTVYDNWFRVEAVGLHNVPRDSGALVVANHSGTLPWDALMTTVALHDHHPTGRQLRMLGADVVFGTPLVGALARKTGQTLACNPDAERLLRGGEVVGVWPEGFKGIGKPFRDRYKLQRFGRGGFVSAAMRSGVPIVPCSIVGAEEIYPKIGDIRPLARLLGLPYFPVTPFFPHLGPLGTVPLPSKWYIEFGEPIDTAEHGPEAAEDPMVVFNLSDQVRETIQETIYRLLAQRRTVFFG, encoded by the coding sequence ATGGCGGACGCACGAGTCATTCCGCTGCACCCGGAGGATGACGGGGGCGGCCGGGCCGAGTCGGACTCCCCGGGTCGATCGGTCGGGGGCGGTCGGTCCGCGATGTCCGGAACACCGGGCTCGGCTCGGGAACGTCCCGCTGCCGGGGAGGCCGCTGCCGGGGAAGACGGTGCCCGCGATGACGATGACGGCGACCACGGTGATGGCGGTGGCGAGGAGGCGGGGGCGGGGACGGATGGCGTTCCGGATTGGCACGAGACCCTCGCCGACCTGACGGCCTTCGCCCGCAGGCGGTTGCTCGGGCAGTACCGGGTGGACGAGTTCGGCTTCGACCGCGAACTGACCGAGCGGTTCTTCCTGCCGCTGTTGCGCACCGTCTACGACAACTGGTTCCGGGTCGAGGCGGTCGGGCTGCACAACGTGCCGCGTGATTCCGGTGCCCTGGTGGTGGCGAACCACTCCGGGACACTGCCGTGGGACGCGCTGATGACCACGGTGGCGCTGCACGACCACCACCCCACCGGGAGACAACTGCGGATGCTCGGGGCCGACGTCGTCTTCGGGACACCGCTGGTCGGTGCGCTGGCGCGGAAGACGGGGCAGACCCTGGCGTGCAATCCGGACGCGGAACGGCTGCTGCGCGGTGGTGAGGTCGTCGGTGTCTGGCCGGAGGGATTCAAGGGGATCGGCAAGCCCTTCCGCGACCGGTACAAACTGCAGCGGTTCGGCCGGGGAGGGTTCGTCTCGGCCGCGATGCGCAGCGGCGTGCCGATCGTGCCGTGCTCCATCGTCGGAGCGGAGGAGATATACCCCAAGATCGGCGACATTCGTCCGCTGGCCAGGCTGTTGGGGCTGCCGTACTTCCCGGTCACGCCGTTCTTCCCGCACCTGGGGCCGCTGGGTACCGTGCCGCTGCCGTCCAAGTGGTACATCGAGTTCGGCGAACCGATCGACACCGCCGAGCACGGTCCGGAGGCGGCCGAGGACCCCATGGTCGTTTTCAACCTGAGTGACCAGGTGCGGGAGACGATCCAGGAGACGATCTACCGGTTGCTGGCACAGCGGCGGACCGTCTTCTTCGGTTAG
- a CDS encoding transcriptional regulator with GAF, ATPase, and Fis domain (product_source=COG3604; cath_funfam=1.10.10.10; cog=COG3604; pfam=PF03861,PF13185; smart=SM00065,SM01012; superfamily=55781): MTTRREQRLAQTFVALSDTLVDDFDVLDFLTLLAERATALLEVTAAGVILSDQRGGWHPTAASSEDAHLLQLLATQTHEGPCQDSITTAAPVTSYDLSAEHARWPTFTEAAVAAGFRTAAAVPMRLRRQTIGALTLLDTTPTAMDTDSIQLGQALADQATVGILHHRALRREETLSEQLQATLHHRVVIEQAKGILAEAGNLSMHQAFQLLREHARVHGHHLTDLAHSLTTRTTRPGELLDSQPNPSTGIQE; this comes from the coding sequence ATGACTACCCGGCGCGAACAACGGCTGGCCCAGACCTTCGTGGCGCTGTCGGACACACTGGTCGACGACTTCGACGTGCTCGACTTCCTGACCCTGCTGGCCGAACGAGCCACCGCACTGCTCGAAGTCACCGCTGCCGGGGTGATCCTGTCCGATCAACGCGGTGGCTGGCATCCCACCGCCGCATCCAGCGAGGACGCCCACCTGTTGCAGCTGCTGGCCACCCAGACCCACGAAGGACCCTGCCAGGACAGCATCACCACCGCGGCTCCGGTCACCAGCTACGACCTCAGCGCCGAGCACGCCCGCTGGCCCACCTTCACCGAGGCGGCCGTGGCCGCCGGATTCCGGACCGCCGCCGCCGTACCGATGCGGCTTCGCCGTCAGACCATCGGTGCCCTCACGCTGCTGGACACCACACCCACCGCTATGGACACCGACAGCATTCAACTGGGACAGGCCCTGGCCGACCAGGCAACCGTCGGCATCCTGCACCACCGCGCACTGCGCCGTGAGGAAACCCTGTCCGAACAGTTGCAGGCCACCCTGCATCACCGCGTCGTCATCGAGCAGGCCAAGGGCATCCTCGCCGAAGCCGGGAACCTGAGCATGCACCAGGCGTTCCAACTGCTGCGCGAGCACGCCCGCGTCCACGGCCACCACCTCACCGACCTCGCCCACAGCCTCACCACCCGCACCACTCGGCCCGGCGAGCTGCTCGACTCCCAGCCGAACCCCAGCACCGGCATTCAGGAGTGA
- a CDS encoding sugar phosphate isomerase/epimerase (product_source=COG1082; cath_funfam=3.20.20.150; cog=COG1082; pfam=PF01261; superfamily=51658), giving the protein MSEPPHRPAVPVGLSSASVWPQPVRAAFEMAADLGYDGVEVMVWADATSQDVSALRRLAEQHGVPVLAVHAPCLLITQRVWSPEPEERLRRAVVAASDLGATTVVVHPPFRWQRRYAENFDELVADLEEASGIRIAVENMFPIRPPNSWDRLRGTRASGLSAFRPSPDPTEVGFRNYTLDVSHAAAAQTDPLELMRRMGERLAHVHLTDGTGTPSDEHLLPGHGSQPCAEICTALGSGGYTGTVIIEVNTRKAKTVDQRAAQLAEALLFARLHLEPLRDTPDFQL; this is encoded by the coding sequence ATGTCCGAACCACCACACCGGCCCGCCGTTCCAGTCGGTCTCTCCAGCGCGTCCGTCTGGCCACAGCCGGTCCGCGCCGCTTTCGAGATGGCCGCCGATCTGGGCTACGACGGGGTCGAGGTGATGGTCTGGGCCGACGCGACGAGCCAGGACGTCTCGGCGCTTCGGCGACTGGCCGAGCAGCACGGCGTGCCGGTACTGGCGGTGCACGCGCCCTGCCTGCTGATCACCCAGCGGGTGTGGTCGCCGGAGCCGGAGGAACGGTTGCGCAGGGCGGTGGTCGCCGCCAGTGACCTCGGTGCCACCACGGTCGTCGTGCATCCCCCGTTCCGCTGGCAGCGCAGGTACGCCGAGAACTTCGACGAGCTCGTCGCGGACCTGGAGGAGGCCAGCGGCATCCGGATAGCCGTGGAGAACATGTTCCCCATCCGTCCGCCGAACAGCTGGGACAGGCTGCGCGGCACCCGGGCCTCCGGGCTGTCGGCGTTCCGCCCCTCGCCCGATCCGACCGAGGTCGGGTTCCGCAACTACACCCTGGACGTCTCGCACGCCGCCGCGGCCCAGACCGACCCCCTGGAGCTGATGCGCCGCATGGGGGAACGGCTCGCGCACGTCCACCTCACCGACGGAACCGGAACTCCCAGTGACGAGCACCTGCTGCCGGGGCACGGCAGTCAGCCCTGCGCCGAGATCTGCACCGCGCTGGGGTCGGGGGGATACACCGGGACCGTCATCATCGAGGTCAACACCAGGAAGGCCAAAACCGTGGACCAGCGCGCCGCGCAGCTCGCAGAGGCGCTGCTGTTCGCCAGACTCCACCTGGAGCCGCTGCGGGACACTCCCGACTTCCAGCTGTGA
- a CDS encoding hypothetical protein (product_source=Hypo-rule applied; pfam=PF13185; smart=SM00065,SM01012; superfamily=55781) has protein sequence MSQDRRTVLLSRLESSLDAAEETASRMSVLCALAVEHLAVSGAGATVLASLADGDGQDPSRGLVHATNEISTGLEDLQLTVGEGPCLDAFATGGPVLIADLAESRTRWPGFTPGALSLGAAAVFSFPLHIGAARLGSLDLYHDRPGRMSDIQISDALILADLATHAVVTELEGHASGDAGWLADPHAEIHQATGMIQAQLNTTTENALLRLRAHAYTYSLPLLDVARRVTERQLRFTDEPDDDQQGTPA, from the coding sequence ATGAGTCAGGACCGGCGAACCGTGCTGTTGTCCCGGCTGGAAAGCAGTCTCGACGCCGCCGAGGAGACGGCGTCGCGGATGAGTGTGCTGTGTGCGTTGGCAGTCGAGCACTTGGCCGTGTCCGGGGCCGGAGCCACGGTGTTGGCCTCGCTGGCCGACGGTGACGGACAGGATCCGAGTCGCGGGTTGGTGCACGCCACCAACGAAATCAGCACCGGTCTGGAGGACCTGCAGCTGACCGTCGGCGAAGGACCGTGCTTGGACGCCTTCGCAACCGGCGGACCGGTACTCATAGCCGACCTGGCGGAGAGCCGTACCCGGTGGCCCGGTTTCACACCCGGCGCGCTGTCCTTGGGCGCGGCCGCGGTGTTCTCGTTCCCGCTGCACATCGGCGCCGCCCGACTCGGCTCACTGGACTTGTACCACGACCGTCCCGGCAGGATGTCGGACATCCAGATCTCCGACGCGTTGATCCTGGCCGATCTGGCCACCCACGCCGTCGTCACCGAACTCGAAGGTCACGCCAGCGGCGACGCCGGTTGGTTGGCGGACCCACACGCCGAGATACACCAGGCCACCGGCATGATCCAGGCCCAGCTGAACACCACCACCGAGAACGCGCTGCTGCGGCTCCGCGCCCACGCCTACACCTATTCCCTGCCCCTGCTCGACGTGGCCCGCCGGGTCACCGAAAGACAACTGCGCTTCACCGACGAGCCCGACGACGATCAGCAGGGCACACCCGCCTGA
- a CDS encoding GAF domain-containing protein (product_source=COG2203; cath_funfam=1.10.10.10; cog=COG2203; pfam=PF03861,PF13185; smart=SM01012; superfamily=55781) produces the protein MSETSDGDDGLVVELSRAARRLQRPDSETEALQLIVTGAVDTVPGAEQAGVSLLHRDGGITSAATSDATVDEVDQLQADYQEGPCVTALREQHTVMVDDLTAETDRWPRFAPDAAALRVASMLSFHLFTRDDTVGALNLYSGIPRGFGTESQLLGGLFAAHAAAALGGARHVAQLHRALATRDVIGQAKGILMERFELDADTAFQLLARSAQDANMKLVAVARWLTRAETSDERDT, from the coding sequence ATGAGCGAGACGAGCGACGGGGACGACGGCCTCGTGGTCGAGCTGTCGCGGGCCGCGCGGCGGTTGCAGCGGCCGGACTCGGAGACCGAAGCATTACAATTGATCGTGACCGGGGCCGTGGACACGGTGCCGGGCGCCGAGCAGGCGGGTGTGTCGTTGTTGCATCGCGATGGCGGGATCACCTCGGCGGCGACCAGCGATGCCACCGTCGACGAGGTGGATCAGCTACAGGCCGACTATCAGGAAGGTCCCTGTGTGACCGCCCTGCGGGAGCAGCACACGGTCATGGTCGACGATCTGACCGCCGAGACGGACCGCTGGCCCCGCTTCGCACCCGACGCGGCCGCACTACGAGTGGCCAGCATGCTGTCGTTTCACCTGTTCACCCGCGACGACACCGTGGGCGCGTTGAATCTGTATTCCGGGATCCCGCGCGGTTTCGGGACGGAATCGCAGCTGTTGGGTGGGCTGTTCGCAGCGCACGCCGCCGCCGCCCTGGGCGGGGCCCGCCACGTGGCTCAGCTGCACCGGGCGCTGGCCACCCGCGACGTGATCGGACAGGCCAAGGGCATCCTCATGGAGCGTTTCGAGCTGGATGCCGATACGGCCTTTCAGCTGCTGGCCCGCAGCGCCCAGGACGCCAACATGAAACTCGTGGCGGTGGCACGGTGGTTGACCCGAGCCGAGACGTCGGACGAACGGGACACGTGA
- a CDS encoding peptidoglycan hydrolase-like protein with peptidoglycan-binding domain (product_source=COG3409; cath_funfam=1.10.101.10; cleavage_site_network=SignalP-noTM; cog=COG3409; pfam=PF01471; superfamily=47090), which translates to MPRATNGTERALKALGLAAASATAALAFPLTATAASTAIPSCTTTDGVIPASSSGSHYCVMGVGNGGSPVTALQRSLRACEGQSIAVDGIYGPATRNAVLNVQRRAGISQDGVYGPQTRNAMSWHVGADCVGYQYGWG; encoded by the coding sequence ATGCCACGAGCGACGAACGGCACTGAACGAGCGCTCAAGGCGCTCGGCCTCGCCGCGGCCTCGGCCACGGCCGCACTGGCGTTCCCACTCACCGCCACTGCCGCGAGCACGGCGATCCCGAGCTGCACCACCACCGACGGGGTGATCCCGGCGAGTTCCAGCGGCTCCCACTACTGCGTGATGGGGGTGGGTAACGGAGGTTCGCCCGTGACCGCGTTGCAGCGTTCGCTGCGCGCCTGCGAGGGACAGTCCATCGCGGTGGACGGAATCTACGGTCCCGCTACCCGAAACGCGGTGTTGAACGTGCAGCGGCGGGCCGGGATCTCGCAGGACGGCGTGTACGGGCCTCAGACCCGCAACGCGATGAGCTGGCACGTGGGCGCCGACTGCGTCGGCTACCAGTACGGCTGGGGCTGA
- a CDS encoding diguanylate cyclase (GGDEF)-like protein/PAS domain S-box-containing protein (product_source=TIGR00254/TIGR00229; cath_funfam=3.20.20.450,3.30.450.20,3.30.70.270; cog=COG5001; pfam=PF00563,PF00990,PF08448; smart=SM00052,SM00091,SM00267; superfamily=141868,55073,55785; tigrfam=TIGR00229,TIGR00254) produces MVDSAHFLRRDALVSLRERLSDPDGHHDSVISHLDALEDAIRVAGRPSSSRLIPGLFDLVPVALFIVGESGRVLDANDAAGRLIGRDRAELLGTSDSSLLGGIGSGPTATPANLHHGELLPHGELRALTHADGHTVYCQIHTAASAQHDGTRLWLKVAQDVTSQQQRIEQLHHRANHDELTGLPNRQGLHALLATHLAQGPSTGFAVLFCDIDNFKRVNDSWGHVIGDELLITVARMLADALPHDCRVGRFSGDEFLVTCPDVAVHGGLETFAARVSGILRASLPLGGRIVRISGSVGAAAINGNAATFGDLVRFADAAMFDAKRRGTGRVAIADTTPDNTSTGQLDLEDQLRAALANDGLALHYQPLVDAQGRTTGAEALLRWPHPQRGVLAPDVILPLAEQGDLLAELDRWVLRTALAEAATWPEIDIAVNLSGPPTNEPGQLETLSTLVTDSGIDPHRVILELTETALLELPLLQRHAMGHLTERGVAFAIDDFGTGYSSLARLREMPAQIIKLDRTFLPTTDADDTSVAIIRAIVDLCRATGHHCIAEGVETRVQRDLLAHLGIDAYQGWLFGHPVPAAEFRRNVTTDLRG; encoded by the coding sequence ATGGTTGATTCGGCTCATTTCCTGCGGCGGGACGCGTTGGTCAGCTTGCGGGAGCGGCTGAGCGACCCGGATGGGCACCACGACAGTGTGATAAGCCATCTGGACGCGCTCGAAGACGCCATCCGAGTGGCGGGGCGGCCGTCGTCATCGCGGCTGATACCGGGATTGTTCGACCTCGTGCCGGTGGCCCTGTTCATCGTCGGCGAGTCCGGCCGAGTGCTGGATGCCAACGACGCGGCCGGGAGGCTGATCGGTCGTGACCGTGCGGAACTGCTCGGCACGAGCGATTCCTCGTTGCTGGGCGGCATCGGCTCCGGACCGACGGCGACGCCGGCGAACCTGCACCACGGGGAACTCCTGCCCCACGGGGAGCTCCGGGCGTTGACCCACGCCGACGGGCACACCGTGTACTGCCAGATCCACACCGCTGCCTCGGCCCAGCACGACGGCACTCGTCTGTGGTTGAAGGTGGCTCAGGACGTCACCTCGCAGCAGCAGCGCATCGAACAACTGCACCACCGGGCCAACCACGACGAACTGACCGGACTGCCCAATCGTCAGGGACTGCACGCCCTGCTGGCCACTCACCTCGCTCAGGGGCCTTCGACAGGCTTCGCCGTGCTGTTCTGCGACATCGACAACTTCAAACGCGTCAACGACTCGTGGGGTCACGTCATCGGCGACGAACTGCTGATCACCGTGGCCCGGATGTTGGCCGACGCGTTGCCGCACGACTGTCGGGTGGGCCGCTTCTCCGGCGACGAGTTCCTGGTCACCTGTCCCGACGTGGCAGTCCACGGGGGCCTCGAGACATTCGCCGCCCGTGTGTCCGGAATCCTGCGGGCCAGCCTCCCCCTCGGAGGGCGCATCGTGCGAATCTCGGGCTCTGTCGGTGCCGCCGCCATCAACGGCAACGCGGCCACCTTCGGCGACCTCGTCCGCTTCGCCGATGCCGCGATGTTCGACGCCAAGCGACGCGGAACCGGCCGCGTCGCCATCGCCGACACCACCCCCGACAACACCAGCACCGGTCAGCTCGATCTCGAGGACCAACTCCGCGCCGCGCTGGCCAACGACGGGCTCGCGCTGCACTACCAACCCCTCGTCGACGCCCAGGGCCGGACCACCGGTGCCGAAGCGCTCCTGCGGTGGCCGCACCCGCAGCGGGGCGTGCTGGCTCCCGACGTGATACTCCCCCTGGCCGAACAGGGCGATCTGCTCGCCGAACTCGATCGCTGGGTCCTGCGCACCGCGCTGGCCGAGGCAGCCACCTGGCCCGAGATCGACATCGCCGTCAACCTGTCCGGACCGCCCACCAACGAACCGGGCCAGCTCGAAACCCTGTCGACGCTCGTCACGGACTCCGGCATCGATCCCCACCGGGTCATTCTCGAACTCACCGAAACCGCACTACTGGAACTGCCGCTGCTCCAGCGGCACGCGATGGGCCACCTGACCGAGCGCGGTGTGGCCTTCGCCATCGACGACTTCGGAACCGGCTACTCCTCACTGGCTCGTCTGCGGGAAATGCCGGCGCAGATCATCAAACTCGACCGCACTTTTCTACCCACCACCGATGCCGACGACACCAGCGTGGCCATCATCCGCGCCATCGTGGACCTGTGCCGAGCCACCGGGCACCACTGCATCGCGGAAGGCGTCGAAACCCGAGTCCAACGCGACCTGTTGGCTCACCTCGGTATCGACGCCTACCAGGGCTGGCTCTTCGGCCACCCGGTACCCGCAGCCGAATTCCGCCGGAACGTGACCACTGACCTCAGGGGGTAG
- a CDS encoding pyrroline-5-carboxylate reductase (product_source=KO:K00286; cath_funfam=1.10.3730.10,3.40.50.720; cog=COG0345; ko=KO:K00286; pfam=PF03807,PF14748; superfamily=48179,51735; tigrfam=TIGR00112) — MSTIAVLGAGKIGESLLSGLLNAGYSPENLLFTERYQQRAEELTKRYGVRATDLPTAARQADVLVVSVKPQDIEPLLDEVGELVTPDKLVVTLCAGLPTSMFERRFASGTPVVRVMPNTPMLVGEAMSAVSGGTHATESHLDLVEGMLGSVGRVVRIPEDQQDAVTALSGSGPAYFFYLVEAMIDAGILLGLPRSVAAELVVQSAVGSATMLREGEGHPVIMREGVTSPAGTTISGVRELEKHGVRAALIDAVEAAHSRSVELGAKHRQRTDSDGA; from the coding sequence ATGTCGACGATCGCCGTACTCGGGGCAGGAAAGATCGGGGAGTCGTTACTCTCCGGCCTGCTCAACGCGGGATACTCCCCGGAGAACCTGTTGTTCACGGAGCGGTACCAGCAGCGTGCCGAGGAACTGACCAAGCGATACGGCGTGCGGGCGACCGACCTGCCGACCGCGGCGCGGCAGGCCGACGTGCTGGTCGTCTCGGTCAAACCGCAGGACATCGAGCCGCTGTTGGACGAGGTGGGCGAGCTCGTCACCCCGGACAAGCTGGTGGTAACCCTCTGCGCGGGGCTGCCGACCTCGATGTTCGAGCGCCGGTTCGCCTCCGGCACTCCCGTGGTGCGGGTGATGCCGAACACGCCGATGCTCGTCGGTGAGGCCATGAGCGCCGTCTCCGGGGGAACCCACGCCACCGAATCGCACCTGGACCTCGTGGAGGGGATGCTCGGCAGCGTCGGCCGGGTCGTGCGGATTCCGGAGGACCAGCAGGACGCGGTCACCGCGCTGTCCGGTTCCGGGCCCGCCTATTTCTTCTACCTGGTCGAGGCCATGATCGACGCCGGGATACTGCTCGGATTGCCCCGCTCGGTGGCGGCCGAGCTGGTAGTGCAGTCCGCCGTCGGCTCGGCCACGATGCTGCGCGAGGGGGAGGGGCACCCCGTGATCATGCGGGAAGGGGTGACCTCGCCCGCGGGTACCACCATCTCCGGGGTCCGCGAGCTGGAGAAGCACGGTGTCCGGGCGGCGTTGATCGACGCCGTCGAGGCGGCCCACTCCCGCTCGGTGGAGCTCGGTGCCAAGCACCGGCAGCGGACCGACTCGGACGGAGCCTGA
- a CDS encoding UDP-glucose 4-epimerase (product_source=KO:K01784; cath_funfam=3.40.50.720; cog=COG0451; ko=KO:K01784; pfam=PF01370; superfamily=51735), which yields MVPNVVLVTGVSRFVGAHLAGRLAENPAVGRVLGVDSEHPRRELSHRMGRAEFVRADIRNPLIARIISEAAVDTVVHASSNTDEMPVARAAMKEMNVLGTMRLLAACQESPHVRKLVVKSTSAVYGASSRDPAVFDEEMAPKDLPSSGYAKDAVEVEGYVRGFGRRRPDVDVTLLRFTDLIGPRIDSVLTRYFSLPLVPTVFGHDARLQLLHPEDALAVLRRAALEDLPGVFNVGADGVLMLGQAIRRAGRIPVPIPGTMVSPLAGFFRGTNLASLSAEQMRFLNFGRVVDTAKLRDRFGFAPRWTTRQAFDDFVHGRELRPVIDPETVESAEREINRTITRLR from the coding sequence ATGGTTCCGAACGTCGTGCTCGTCACCGGAGTCAGCCGTTTCGTCGGTGCCCACCTGGCGGGCAGGCTGGCCGAGAATCCCGCGGTGGGGCGGGTGCTCGGTGTGGACAGCGAACACCCGCGCCGCGAGCTCTCCCACCGCATGGGGCGTGCGGAGTTCGTCCGGGCCGACATCCGGAACCCGCTGATAGCCAGGATCATCTCGGAGGCGGCGGTCGACACCGTGGTGCACGCCTCGTCGAACACCGACGAGATGCCCGTGGCCCGTGCCGCGATGAAGGAGATGAACGTTCTCGGCACGATGCGACTGCTGGCCGCGTGCCAGGAGTCCCCGCACGTCCGCAAGCTGGTGGTCAAGTCCACCAGCGCCGTCTACGGTGCCAGCTCCCGGGATCCGGCGGTCTTCGACGAGGAGATGGCGCCCAAGGATCTGCCCTCCTCCGGCTACGCGAAGGACGCCGTCGAGGTCGAGGGGTACGTGCGTGGCTTCGGCAGACGTCGTCCAGACGTCGACGTGACACTGCTTCGCTTCACCGATCTGATCGGGCCGCGCATCGACTCCGTGCTCACCAGGTACTTCTCGCTTCCCCTCGTGCCGACGGTGTTCGGCCACGACGCGCGCCTGCAGCTGCTGCACCCGGAGGACGCGCTGGCGGTGCTGCGCCGCGCGGCGCTGGAGGATCTTCCCGGCGTCTTCAACGTCGGGGCCGACGGGGTGCTCATGCTGGGGCAGGCCATTCGTCGCGCGGGCCGGATTCCCGTTCCCATCCCGGGAACGATGGTTTCACCGTTGGCCGGATTCTTCCGGGGAACCAATCTGGCGTCGCTGTCCGCGGAGCAGATGAGGTTTCTGAACTTCGGACGGGTGGTGGACACCGCGAAACTGCGTGACCGGTTCGGTTTCGCTCCGAGATGGACCACGCGGCAGGCGTTCGACGATTTCGTGCACGGGCGTGAGCTGCGTCCGGTGATCGATCCCGAAACGGTCGAGAGCGCCGAGCGGGAAATCAACAGGACGATCACCCGGCTACGTTGA